The following coding sequences are from one Sulfurimonas crateris window:
- a CDS encoding metallophosphoesterase — MQKGIWVIGDVHGEYDKLILLLSKLPKDAVVCFTGDLIDRGEDSAKVVELIINSGYFCVLGNHELMMIKSDESKQDKEYWFHNGGLETLSSYAEFGDEVFKAHIEYFKTLPYFLYYEIEGHIPLVVSHSYIHHIWVNQEHIYSEDDAEDILWRHMNKSEYFDEEKEAKNGIFNIFGHMPVYDAVITNTYAMIDTGAVYENNKYLGTLSAIHYPSLKVIST; from the coding sequence ATGCAAAAAGGTATTTGGGTTATCGGTGATGTTCATGGTGAATATGACAAGTTAATACTACTGCTGAGTAAACTTCCTAAAGATGCCGTTGTTTGTTTTACGGGCGACCTAATTGACAGAGGTGAAGACTCTGCTAAAGTTGTTGAGCTTATAATAAATAGTGGTTATTTTTGTGTGCTTGGCAACCACGAATTGATGATGATAAAGTCAGATGAAAGTAAGCAAGATAAAGAGTATTGGTTTCATAACGGTGGTTTAGAAACATTAAGTTCCTATGCTGAATTTGGTGATGAAGTTTTTAAAGCTCATATTGAATATTTCAAAACCCTTCCTTATTTCCTGTATTATGAGATAGAGGGGCATATTCCCTTGGTCGTGTCTCACTCTTATATTCATCATATATGGGTAAATCAAGAGCATATATACTCTGAAGATGATGCAGAGGATATCCTCTGGCGGCACATGAACAAAAGTGAATATTTTGATGAGGAAAAGGAAGCTAAAAACGGTATCTTTAATATTTTTGGGCATATGCCTGTTTATGACGCTGTTATAACTAACACGTACGCAATGATTGATACGGGTGCTGTTTATGAGAACAACAAATATTTAGGTACATTAAGCGCTATTCACTATCCCTCTTTGAAGGTTATATCAACATAG
- a CDS encoding metallophosphoesterase family protein, protein MKIDIISDTHFDLHLDKDSFENTEEFLQKVFTKTGSKILIIAGDLGHFNSQNIAMLRLIKELYEYKYIICVLGNHDYYLIDETQEKRYERDSFRRAEEMRELINAEDGMYCLDGDVIEIDGIRFGGCSAWYDGSYFHRTSSSYGRNVLTFWKQTMNDSRMIFGIEDFYDMFKIQKKKLDAIYQNCDIIITHVNPSIDDKDTPPSKRDDKMNAFYSFCGDEWLDNTTAKYWIYGHNHVNYEYKRDGVSVICNALGYTEQLKDFKIRTVEI, encoded by the coding sequence ATGAAAATAGACATAATTAGCGATACACACTTTGATTTGCACCTTGATAAAGATAGTTTTGAAAACACAGAAGAGTTCTTGCAAAAAGTTTTTACAAAAACAGGTAGCAAAATCCTTATAATTGCCGGCGACTTAGGACACTTTAACTCTCAAAATATCGCAATGTTAAGATTGATAAAAGAGCTGTATGAGTATAAATATATCATTTGCGTTCTAGGAAACCACGACTATTATCTTATCGATGAGACTCAAGAGAAACGGTACGAAAGAGACTCCTTTAGGCGTGCAGAAGAGATGAGAGAGCTTATAAACGCTGAGGATGGAATGTATTGTCTTGATGGAGATGTTATTGAGATAGACGGTATCAGATTTGGAGGTTGCAGCGCCTGGTATGATGGCAGTTATTTTCACAGAACATCCTCTTCATACGGACGAAATGTACTTACATTTTGGAAGCAAACCATGAATGATTCGAGAATGATTTTTGGTATCGAGGATTTTTATGATATGTTTAAGATCCAAAAAAAGAAGCTAGATGCGATCTATCAAAATTGCGATATTATCATAACTCATGTCAATCCGTCGATAGACGACAAAGATACACCACCCAGCAAAAGAGACGACAAAATGAACGCATTTTACTCTTTTTGCGGCGATGAATGGCTTGATAATACAACCGCTAAGTATTGGATATATGGGCATAATCACGTTAATTATGAATACAAAAGAGATGGGGTCAGCGTAATTTGTAACGCGTTGGGCTATACTGAACAATTAAAAGATTTTAAGATAAGAACAGTTGAAATTTAG
- a CDS encoding transposase-like zinc-binding domain-containing protein — protein MCINCKSKNVISKGSRRGIKRYFCNDCKTSFSSKRRPEYLQEIIFKEYFLQRHLE, from the coding sequence ATATGCATAAATTGCAAGTCAAAAAATGTTATTTCCAAAGGCTCAAGAAGAGGAATAAAGAGATATTTTTGTAATGACTGCAAGACCTCATTTAGTTCGAAAAGAAGACCAGAATACCTACAAGAAATAATATTTAAAGAGTATTTCTTACAACGACATTTAGAATAA
- a CDS encoding sensor histidine kinase: protein MKKEKMQNIALSLSSKIISSYMRSEPLHIENPEGYEVALYDEHQIPIYGQEAEDIIFEQGFYKDKRFDYFVDLSPQMHHGVKYLVLKSKKKDQEAQKLLQSILFTAMFSVLVVAVVGYFLSKMFLKPIQNERVKLDKFIKDSTHELNTPITAILMSIERLKKENIDEKILKRVDISAKRVQKIYSDLTYLLLESENQNLKQNNLREIVENELTLYEDLALKKSISIYKELDDAFFSMDEVSAQRLFGNLISNAIKYNKHGGKMELKLTAEEFSISNSGAGIKKEQQNRIFERFYRANEYEGGFGIGLDIVKRVCKRYKIGIEVNSIENGLTSVVLKF, encoded by the coding sequence ATGAAAAAAGAGAAGATGCAAAACATCGCGCTTAGCCTCTCTTCTAAGATCATCTCATCTTACATGCGTTCAGAGCCTCTGCATATTGAAAATCCAGAGGGGTATGAAGTAGCACTTTACGATGAGCATCAGATTCCGATTTACGGCCAAGAAGCCGAAGATATCATCTTTGAACAGGGCTTTTATAAAGACAAAAGATTTGATTATTTTGTAGACTTGAGCCCGCAGATGCACCACGGCGTTAAATATCTGGTACTTAAGAGCAAAAAAAAGGATCAAGAGGCGCAAAAGCTGTTGCAAAGCATACTCTTTACAGCTATGTTCTCGGTTCTAGTCGTTGCTGTTGTGGGCTATTTTCTCTCAAAGATGTTTTTAAAACCTATTCAAAACGAGAGAGTAAAACTAGACAAATTTATAAAAGACTCAACGCATGAACTTAACACTCCCATAACTGCAATACTTATGAGTATTGAGAGACTCAAAAAAGAGAATATCGATGAGAAGATCTTAAAAAGGGTGGATATCAGTGCAAAAAGAGTGCAAAAGATCTACTCAGATCTGACATATCTGTTGCTTGAGAGTGAAAATCAGAATTTAAAACAGAACAATCTAAGAGAGATCGTAGAGAATGAACTCACTCTCTACGAAGATTTGGCGCTTAAAAAATCAATCTCTATCTATAAAGAGCTAGATGATGCATTTTTTAGTATGGATGAGGTAAGTGCCCAGAGACTCTTTGGCAATCTGATCTCCAATGCCATCAAGTACAACAAGCACGGCGGCAAGATGGAGCTAAAGCTCACGGCAGAGGAGTTTAGCATCTCCAACAGCGGAGCAGGCATAAAAAAAGAGCAGCAAAACAGGATCTTTGAGAGGTTTTACAGAGCAAATGAGTACGAGGGCGGATTTGGCATAGGGCTTGATATTGTAAAGAGAGTTTGTAAAAGATATAAGATAGGCATAGAGGTAAATTCTATAGAAAACGGTTTAACAAGTGTTGTATTGAAGTTTTAA
- a CDS encoding response regulator transcription factor gives MNILLLEDDVILSEILNEHLSEKGYFVSSVYDGEEAYEMILKKRYDLMLLDVNVPLLSGFELLKLLKEQYVNIPTIFITSLDSAHELKKGFDLGCDDYLKKPFELLELDARIEHLVKVNNLESSQIKIDEQNYLDKTTYELVKNGNRVKLSKKDFEITRYFLSQKGSVVSHAQLIANIWFESEVPSDATLRTYIKNIRAHLGKDFITTIKGVGYRVNIQ, from the coding sequence ATGAATATTTTACTACTTGAAGATGATGTAATCCTATCGGAGATACTTAACGAGCATTTGAGCGAAAAAGGCTACTTTGTGTCGTCTGTTTATGACGGGGAAGAGGCTTATGAGATGATACTCAAAAAACGGTATGATCTGATGCTTCTTGATGTCAACGTACCGCTTTTAAGCGGTTTCGAGCTCTTAAAACTTCTAAAAGAGCAGTATGTAAATATCCCCACTATCTTTATCACTTCGCTTGATTCTGCACATGAATTAAAAAAAGGTTTTGATTTGGGGTGTGATGACTATCTCAAAAAACCTTTTGAACTTTTAGAGCTTGACGCAAGAATAGAGCATCTTGTAAAAGTAAATAATTTAGAAAGTTCACAGATAAAGATCGACGAACAAAACTATCTTGACAAGACGACTTACGAGCTTGTCAAAAACGGTAATAGAGTAAAACTCTCTAAAAAAGATTTTGAGATAACCCGGTATTTTTTATCGCAAAAAGGGAGTGTCGTATCACATGCACAGCTTATTGCAAACATCTGGTTTGAGAGCGAAGTGCCGAGTGATGCGACGCTTAGAACATATATAAAAAATATCAGAGCACACCTTGGCAAAGATTTTATAACTACCATAAAAGGAGTCGGCTATAGAGTTAACATCCAGTGA
- a CDS encoding MBL fold metallo-hydrolase — translation MKLKFLGTADSGGIPSHNCDCSICEEYRRKGKKNLATSAYIECENDEIILLDAGIEDIASIFDGGKIAAIFLTHFHPDHALGLLRLRYSSDKIVCYHPKDKDGFADLFKHPKALDFMENIPFNPIEVNEFKFTPIPLKHSKNTTGYLIQTKNKTIAYLTDCAGISEKSMEFLLSCTIDECYIDACLAPNFSNGNHLNYEEATLVLDEIGAKKSYFIHSSHFTLEHIKRNNIELKYDYI, via the coding sequence ATGAAATTAAAATTTTTAGGTACTGCTGATAGTGGAGGAATCCCATCACATAATTGTGATTGCAGTATTTGTGAAGAGTATAGGCGAAAAGGTAAAAAAAACTTAGCTACAAGTGCCTATATAGAGTGTGAAAATGACGAGATTATCTTACTAGATGCAGGTATAGAAGATATTGCTTCTATTTTCGATGGGGGGAAAATCGCAGCTATATTTTTAACTCATTTTCATCCTGACCATGCTTTAGGTCTTTTAAGACTCAGATATAGCAGTGATAAAATAGTTTGCTATCACCCAAAAGACAAAGATGGTTTTGCAGATTTGTTTAAGCATCCAAAAGCTTTAGACTTCATGGAAAACATCCCTTTTAATCCAATCGAAGTAAATGAATTCAAATTTACTCCAATTCCATTAAAGCACTCTAAAAACACTACGGGATATTTGATACAAACCAAAAATAAAACTATAGCTTATTTAACAGACTGTGCAGGAATATCAGAAAAATCGATGGAGTTTTTGCTCTCCTGTACCATAGATGAGTGCTATATTGACGCTTGTTTAGCACCAAACTTTTCAAACGGTAATCACCTAAACTATGAAGAAGCAACTCTTGTTTTGGATGAAATAGGTGCTAAAAAATCTTATTTCATTCATAGTAGCCATTTTACTTTAGAGCATATTAAGAGAAATAATATAGAACTTAAATATGATTATATATGA
- a CDS encoding alpha-D-ribose 1-methylphosphonate 5-triphosphate diphosphatase, translating to MQTVIRSTNILIDGKFQSADIVIKKDTISQIAPYKSLDVAIDFADKRVVAGFVDLHGDAIEKEIEPRPGARFPTSMAVVELDKKLSMAGITTMFHAVGFNDQELSKGRGTQQSRELIEEIYQANTQHLGVDNLIHARFEITSESSLETLKELIIAKKINLLSIMDHSPGQGQFKTLEAWKKYFLKTYAINEDEVQEYLEKKASKDKKSVVEDLVAFSISHRLPVLSHDDDCLEKLNTLKALGVSFSEFPLSLEVAKVAKEMGIKTGMGAPNIVRGGSQSGNIAAVELIKNGVCDYLCSDYHPASMLLSPYKLQKDIDLSLEEGFAMISSTPAKLAGLENRGEIKEGYLADIVIIDETHIPKVVMTFKDGEVVYNAIKNFRF from the coding sequence ATGCAGACAGTCATTAGAAGTACAAATATACTCATAGATGGAAAATTTCAAAGTGCTGATATTGTTATTAAAAAAGATACTATCTCTCAAATAGCCCCTTACAAAAGCTTAGATGTTGCTATAGATTTCGCAGATAAAAGAGTGGTAGCAGGATTTGTGGATTTGCACGGTGATGCGATAGAAAAAGAGATAGAACCTCGCCCTGGGGCCAGATTTCCAACTTCTATGGCAGTAGTAGAACTTGATAAAAAACTCTCAATGGCAGGAATTACTACTATGTTTCATGCAGTTGGGTTTAATGATCAAGAGCTAAGCAAAGGAAGAGGAACACAACAGTCTCGTGAGCTAATAGAAGAGATCTATCAAGCTAATACGCAACACTTAGGAGTTGATAATCTTATCCATGCGAGATTTGAGATTACAAGTGAAAGTTCGCTTGAAACACTTAAAGAACTCATTATTGCAAAAAAAATTAATCTATTATCTATAATGGATCATTCCCCTGGGCAAGGGCAATTTAAAACACTTGAAGCTTGGAAAAAATACTTTTTAAAAACCTACGCTATTAATGAAGATGAAGTACAAGAGTATCTGGAAAAAAAAGCATCAAAAGATAAAAAATCAGTCGTGGAAGATTTAGTGGCTTTTTCAATTAGCCATCGTTTGCCGGTTCTCAGTCACGATGATGATTGCTTGGAAAAACTCAATACTCTTAAAGCTTTAGGGGTGAGTTTTTCAGAATTTCCACTTTCACTTGAGGTTGCTAAAGTGGCAAAAGAGATGGGTATAAAAACAGGTATGGGTGCACCAAATATTGTAAGAGGTGGATCTCAAAGTGGAAATATTGCCGCTGTAGAACTCATCAAAAATGGTGTATGTGATTATTTATGTAGTGATTATCATCCTGCTTCTATGCTTCTTAGTCCTTATAAACTTCAAAAAGATATAGATTTAAGTCTTGAAGAGGGATTTGCTATGATTAGCTCTACTCCTGCTAAACTCGCTGGACTTGAAAATAGAGGGGAAATCAAAGAAGGATACCTAGCAGATATAGTAATTATCGATGAGACCCATATCCCAAAAGTGGTTATGACTTTTAAAGACGGTGAAGTTGTATATAATGCAATAAAAAACTTTAGGTTCTAA
- the phnL gene encoding phosphonate C-P lyase system protein PhnL: MEKLKVRNLSKEFTVHTRGGIKIQGYQNINFEVKKGEFLSLYGPSGMGKSSVLKALYRTYTTTSGDIIFTKENGDSINIATCDESTMLDLRKNEIGYVSQFLKVLPRIGAVDVVAQPLIDKGEDEKSAKEAAKELLSYLGIKEELFNVSPLTFSGGEQQRVNIAKGIIAPKSVLLLDEPTASLDHSNTMKVIQRLQKIKADGVAMIGIFHDLEAMEAISDKVFDIKEKRYADSH, translated from the coding sequence ATGGAAAAATTAAAAGTTAGAAATTTATCAAAAGAGTTTACGGTACACACAAGAGGCGGTATCAAAATACAAGGGTATCAAAATATCAATTTTGAAGTCAAAAAGGGGGAGTTTTTATCTCTTTATGGACCTAGTGGGATGGGAAAATCATCTGTTTTAAAAGCACTTTATAGAACCTATACTACTACTAGCGGAGATATTATTTTTACAAAAGAAAATGGCGACAGTATCAATATCGCAACTTGTGATGAAAGTACGATGCTCGATTTGCGAAAAAATGAGATTGGGTATGTGTCGCAGTTTTTAAAAGTGTTGCCACGAATTGGTGCAGTTGATGTTGTCGCTCAGCCTTTGATAGATAAAGGCGAAGATGAAAAAAGTGCCAAAGAGGCAGCCAAAGAGTTGCTTAGTTATTTGGGTATCAAAGAGGAACTTTTTAATGTTTCTCCTCTTACCTTTAGCGGCGGAGAGCAACAACGGGTCAATATAGCAAAAGGAATCATCGCTCCAAAATCGGTACTTTTGCTTGATGAACCGACCGCTTCACTAGATCACAGCAATACTATGAAAGTGATACAAAGACTTCAAAAAATCAAAGCTGATGGTGTTGCTATGATCGGGATATTTCATGATTTAGAAGCAATGGAAGCTATTAGCGATAAAGTTTTTGATATAAAGGAAAAAAGATATGCAGACAGTCATTAG
- a CDS encoding ATP-binding cassette domain-containing protein: MILDLKNVNKVYGRFCDKCLESTGAEFESSICPHCGSVVAVNSINLHLKRGEILGIVGESGSGKSTLLQLIYQDQKASSGIIHMDTFVDALGGYKNVLEANANELGYLRDELMSMIYQNPRLGLNYQFSAGGNIAEKVIMSGTKKYEEIRARALYFLEKTEIPVQRIDDYPDCFSGGQQQRIQISKALSSNPKILLLDEPTTGLDLSVQAKILDLIKELQKEIGFAMVIVSHDLGVIKHLTDICIVMKNGKIVEYGLTDQILEDPQHPYTQVLVSSVL; the protein is encoded by the coding sequence ATGATATTAGACCTTAAAAATGTCAATAAAGTGTATGGAAGATTTTGCGATAAGTGCTTGGAGAGTACGGGTGCAGAATTTGAAAGCTCTATTTGTCCTCATTGTGGAAGTGTCGTTGCTGTAAACAGTATCAATTTGCATCTTAAGCGTGGAGAAATTCTAGGGATTGTAGGAGAGAGCGGCAGTGGCAAATCAACACTTTTACAACTCATCTATCAAGACCAAAAAGCGAGTAGCGGAATCATCCATATGGATACTTTTGTAGATGCTCTTGGTGGATATAAAAATGTCCTTGAAGCTAATGCAAACGAGCTTGGATATTTAAGAGATGAGTTGATGTCTATGATCTATCAAAATCCTCGCCTTGGACTGAACTATCAATTTAGTGCAGGTGGAAATATCGCCGAAAAAGTGATTATGAGTGGAACAAAAAAATATGAAGAGATAAGAGCTAGAGCTTTGTATTTTTTAGAAAAAACAGAAATTCCAGTGCAGAGGATAGATGATTATCCTGATTGTTTTAGTGGTGGGCAACAACAAAGAATTCAGATATCAAAAGCACTCTCAAGCAATCCAAAAATTTTACTTCTTGATGAGCCTACAACAGGACTTGATCTATCGGTTCAAGCCAAAATCTTAGACTTAATAAAAGAGTTGCAAAAAGAGATAGGGTTTGCGATGGTTATCGTTTCGCACGATTTGGGTGTAATAAAACATTTAACGGATATTTGTATCGTGATGAAAAACGGCAAAATAGTTGAGTATGGATTAACGGATCAGATTTTAGAAGACCCGCAACACCCATATACTCAAGTGCTCGTTTCAAGTGTATTGTAG
- a CDS encoding alpha-D-ribose 1-methylphosphonate 5-phosphate C-P-lyase PhnJ, translated as MRYGFLDEDAKKEIRRATLKAIAIPGYQVSFASRELPIARGWGTGGLQMTLAIINEEDCLKVIDQGCDGSVNAVNIRNFIVSVTDNQTTLDTLEADIIQSRHRIPEEPMREGQTLVLQVPYPEVLTNVEADSYRQKVMHANSDYAKLWVLLYEDTAQFGDSRIGHRYPVMVHDRYAMDPSPIPKYDTQKLNNNKALILLGAGREKKIYAIPPYTKVEPLKFEDKEFKVESFADKKCTRCGASGVFMDEVHTNDGEVKYYCNDTAYCDKNLEGKL; from the coding sequence ATGAGATACGGTTTTTTAGATGAAGATGCAAAAAAAGAGATAAGAAGAGCTACACTCAAAGCTATAGCAATCCCAGGGTATCAGGTATCTTTTGCGAGTCGTGAACTTCCTATTGCCAGAGGTTGGGGAACTGGTGGACTGCAAATGACACTAGCTATCATCAATGAAGAAGATTGCTTAAAAGTGATAGACCAAGGGTGTGATGGAAGTGTGAATGCTGTTAATATCAGAAACTTTATCGTTTCAGTTACAGACAACCAAACAACTTTAGATACCCTTGAAGCCGATATTATCCAAAGTCGTCACAGAATCCCGGAAGAACCTATGAGAGAGGGGCAAACACTAGTTTTACAAGTCCCTTATCCTGAGGTTTTAACCAATGTTGAAGCCGACAGTTACAGACAAAAAGTGATGCATGCAAATAGTGACTATGCGAAATTGTGGGTGCTTTTATATGAAGATACGGCTCAATTTGGAGATAGTAGAATCGGGCATAGATACCCTGTAATGGTACATGATAGATATGCAATGGATCCTAGTCCCATACCAAAATATGACACTCAAAAATTAAATAACAATAAAGCACTCATACTTTTAGGGGCAGGAAGAGAGAAAAAAATCTATGCAATACCACCTTACACAAAAGTAGAGCCTTTGAAGTTTGAAGACAAAGAGTTTAAAGTTGAAAGCTTTGCTGATAAAAAGTGTACAAGATGTGGGGCAAGCGGTGTATTTATGGATGAAGTGCATACCAATGATGGCGAAGTGAAATATTATTGTAATGATACGGCATATTGTGATAAGAATTTAGAGGGGAAACTATGA
- a CDS encoding carbon-phosphorus lyase complex subunit PhnI, translating to MGFVAIKGGEEAIRNSLAFYEEEINLSQKIDPLAIENTLRYGVDKVMSEGSLYSKKLSAQAILKAGGDLLNASFFLRAHRSSCARAGIAKTICTDEMRVVRRISSAFKDIKGGQILGPSSDYEVKLILKKAVDKTVWDDYKNDDIFVESALKPLRDANMIKTLPKDEKISDITRVFPSAPYPRSAVMQIMARGESGSMLAFAYTSMRGYGDVHPTIGDLRLGRSEVRFTHPFTKNEVKIGEIDITACEAAATFEKQSDGSTKLTTGFGCCFGFNETKAISMSILDTTLYNKSHTIGQGGIADNFEMIVHHIDGIESQGFTNHYKLPHYVTFQADLQVYENAKKYSNQEEKK from the coding sequence ATGGGATTTGTAGCAATTAAGGGCGGGGAAGAGGCCATCAGAAACTCTTTAGCTTTTTACGAAGAAGAGATAAATTTAAGCCAAAAGATTGATCCTCTGGCAATAGAAAATACTTTAAGATATGGAGTTGACAAAGTGATGAGTGAGGGAAGTTTGTATTCTAAAAAACTCTCCGCACAGGCTATACTAAAAGCAGGCGGAGATTTGCTTAATGCATCTTTTTTCCTAAGAGCTCATAGAAGTTCTTGTGCTAGAGCAGGCATCGCAAAAACAATTTGTACAGATGAGATGAGAGTGGTACGAAGAATCTCTTCAGCTTTTAAAGATATTAAAGGGGGTCAGATTTTAGGACCATCAAGCGATTATGAAGTAAAACTTATCTTGAAAAAAGCGGTTGATAAAACTGTTTGGGATGACTATAAAAATGATGATATTTTTGTAGAGTCTGCTCTAAAGCCTCTAAGAGATGCCAATATGATAAAAACTTTGCCAAAAGACGAAAAAATAAGTGACATCACAAGAGTTTTCCCATCTGCTCCCTATCCACGAAGCGCCGTAATGCAAATCATGGCAAGGGGTGAGAGTGGCTCGATGTTGGCTTTTGCTTATACCTCTATGAGAGGATATGGGGATGTCCATCCTACTATCGGCGACCTTAGACTTGGGAGGAGTGAAGTAAGATTTACTCACCCTTTTACTAAAAATGAGGTAAAAATCGGCGAGATCGATATCACTGCTTGTGAAGCAGCTGCTACTTTTGAAAAACAAAGTGATGGAAGCACGAAACTTACAACAGGGTTTGGATGTTGTTTTGGTTTTAATGAAACAAAAGCAATCAGCATGAGCATCCTCGATACAACTCTTTATAACAAATCACACACTATAGGCCAAGGTGGAATTGCTGATAATTTTGAAATGATAGTACATCATATAGATGGTATAGAATCACAAGGTTTTACCAATCACTATAAACTCCCACATTATGTAACATTTCAAGCAGATTTACAAGTATATGAAAATGCAAAAAAATACTCTAATCAAGAGGAGAAAAAATAG
- the phnH gene encoding phosphonate C-P lyase system protein PhnH, whose translation MENVDLEQLNRQNFKSLSDALAMPGKITQIKSVFDSYLLGVANVLFFNEVTYYYSGDEDITLIEAITNPKATTMQEADYILSDVIDTRLINEAKRGDYLNPDFSATLILKCEDFNNCTYFLSGPGIDGKKEVNLPCNKEFIDILMQKNSDYPLGIEIFFINSIGELIALSRTTKVEVR comes from the coding sequence ATGGAAAATGTAGATTTAGAACAATTAAACAGACAAAATTTTAAAAGCTTAAGTGATGCGTTGGCGATGCCTGGAAAAATTACCCAAATAAAGAGTGTGTTTGATTCGTATTTACTTGGAGTTGCAAATGTACTTTTCTTTAATGAAGTAACTTATTATTACAGCGGTGATGAAGACATTACTTTAATAGAAGCCATCACAAATCCAAAAGCAACCACCATGCAAGAGGCTGATTATATTTTAAGCGATGTGATTGATACTCGCCTAATAAATGAGGCAAAAAGGGGAGATTATCTCAACCCTGACTTTTCGGCAACCTTGATTTTGAAATGTGAAGATTTCAATAATTGTACATACTTTTTAAGCGGTCCCGGAATTGATGGAAAAAAAGAGGTGAATTTACCTTGTAATAAAGAGTTTATAGATATTTTGATGCAAAAAAACAGTGACTACCCTTTAGGTATTGAGATTTTTTTCATTAATAGTATTGGTGAGCTAATAGCTCTTAGCCGAACAACCAAAGTGGAGGTGCGATAA
- a CDS encoding phosphonate C-P lyase system protein PhnG, giving the protein MRREDLNFILQKAEFSALEELYNKIKNELEVVVLQSPVQQTLLQPIYDPISKGEFYAGELLVTTAIIQVGNDSSSKGWAMVQDDNEKLSLYIAVCDGCFGAGFFKEEIETLVAKTVQNIQTIQKELNKKINATRVNFDLMAQG; this is encoded by the coding sequence ATGAGAAGAGAAGATTTAAACTTTATCCTTCAAAAGGCTGAATTTAGCGCACTTGAAGAACTGTATAACAAAATAAAAAATGAATTAGAGGTAGTAGTGCTTCAATCTCCTGTGCAACAAACACTATTGCAGCCTATTTATGATCCAATCAGCAAAGGAGAGTTTTATGCCGGAGAATTACTGGTCACAACTGCAATTATACAAGTGGGGAATGATTCATCAAGCAAAGGATGGGCAATGGTGCAAGACGACAACGAAAAGCTCTCCCTTTATATTGCCGTTTGTGATGGGTGTTTTGGTGCCGGTTTTTTCAAAGAAGAGATTGAAACTTTGGTTGCCAAAACAGTACAAAATATACAAACAATACAAAAAGAGCTCAATAAAAAAATCAATGCCACAAGGGTAAATTTTGACCTTATGGCTCAAGGGTAA